The Bombus vancouverensis nearcticus chromosome 7, iyBomVanc1_principal, whole genome shotgun sequence region ATAAAGAGAGCGATAAAGAACTCTTTTGTTGGTCTATATGTTTGGTCCATATAGGATTAAAGATTGTACATAAAATGTCACCATTCTTGGAATAGATGAGATATTATGCCTTCATGAATGTCCCGTGATTTTTTAAAGCATTTTTTTGTCTATTTCATGGTATAAAACAACAATAAAAGTACGTATCGCTTTACCTTATTTTCTTACCATAATGTTacgaacaaatatatatataataaacgtaTCACTTTGACTTCGAGGATCAAAAGGACATAAGTACTTGTATACTTAAGACACAtacggaaaaagaaagaatactGAATACTGTTTTCTACATCTTCACAATTCTTTATAAATAGTTTTACGACGTTATAATTCGTCGTATCAGTAGCTAATTGAAAAAGTTACTTCCAGGAGAAAACTCAATCATCTGTATGTAGCACTTTTTTAGTATAATTTTAAAgggagaaaaaaattttttacgaTTAGGAGAGTGAAGCCAGGATAAGTTTTTTGAGTTTTAAGAGACCGCTCTATAGTTAATTAGCCTTAATATAAGATATTTACTCCATGATTActataataaattgtaattaacaataaaaattacTAATCAATGCTTGTGAACTATTACTCCTAAAGCAGTTCAATATctgtaaatttaaatatacaaaattcaaGCAGTAGGATATTTCTTAGAATTTACAAGGAATCTGTGAAGGTTCatgaatgtataaaatatatcacTTATAAAGTGaatcttcatttacaattttattgaataagattttttctttattttaaatatttcctaAAATATCACGTACGTATCAGGAATCTTTTTTAAActtaaagaatataaatatagttTTTCAATGCACAAAActgtataaaaagaatttattttattttggatataaatgaaaaagtaatgTATTAATTTCAACTTATTATATAGTCAGATATATATGAAAAATGGAATGGAAAATTGAATCTTAGACATAATTTGTTAAATCTGGAAAATATTGACATCATAATTCTAAATCAGTTCTGCATAGTTTTACATGATATACaacattataaagttacataatatatatagacAATCCTATTCTAATTATACTTTTTCACTTTGTTTTTCAAATACTTTGTAAAATAAATGCAGTCATATTACCAAATGTCTTTAATttctttcattcataaaattttTAGCTTTTACGTTTTTAACTACATGCCACTTTTTTCACACTTATAAATCGTACAAGGAAAATTTCACTCCAAGCTTTGTTGCTGAGACTTAcgtaaaaattgtaataaacaACTCCACATCTTAATGTGAACAAATTTACAATTCATCACTTTTCGGCTTAACAGTCTTTCCCTTACGATCAAATCCTTTTAATTCATTGGTCGCGTGCTTAGCAATATACTTGATGAAATCATCAAGCTCCCTGCCACCTTCATATTTTACTGGATTATTCTTGGAGTTTTTGGGCGCCCAATAAAGTGTTGGAAATCCTCGAACTTCGTACGGGGCAGGAACATCATTAGCAGTGGCATCAAACTTCACAATCTCGATATCTTCGGTCGCAAGTTTCTCACCTAATTCATCGTAAATAGGTGCCAGTTTCTTGCAATGACCGCACCAAGGTgcataaaattcaattaatGTATCTTTGTTATTGTTTGTAACAATTTCATCGAAGTTTCGGGCTACTCCAATTTTAACATTTCCAGTGTTATCTTCAGGTATTGGTTCAGATTTTAGATATGGTTCTAGAGTGCCAGCTTCTATATCTTTTAAGAATGCCTCAAATGTATCGACAGAAAATTCATCCTTCATAACGAACTTTTGGTTATTAGCATTTCTTGCTAAAACAACAGGTTTATCACCCTTAACAAAATCAATTCCAAAATCATTTAATTCGTGCTGGAAGTCGTCTTTGGAAGAAATAGCGAAATTTAACTTGGGGAAGTCCTTAGCAACTTTGATGATTCTATTACGCCAGTAGTTTGTACCCTTCGGATTCTTAACATAATCCACTGCATAGTATGCAACAACTAATGGATTTTTAAACTCTCTTTCATTATCCCGGGTACGAACGCCCGCAATACCAAAGCTGGAATACACATTTAATTAAAAACGATACTTATGATTTAAATATCGTATTAGTAAAACAAATATTCGTGAAACTtactaatttttattaatgaatTCTTGAATGTCACCCATAGACTCTACATATTTCACAGTGTTTGATTCAAATTTGTTCTGTAAAATTTTTGGTCTATATAGAACTATAGCATTCCTAAAAatcaagaaaatatattttattttatgtgtAATTTTAGTCTTAAAGTAAATTTATGACAATGTAAATAAATTACTTATGTCCTTCTTTCTCTAAAAGTGATTTTGCTGTTGTATGTGCAAATCTAACTTTTTCTTTAAGTTTCTTAGAAACAGCATGGAAGGATGTCGCTAAGGCTGAGTCTTCCTTTTCAAAGAAACCTACAACGCTTACTTCATCAGAGTCTAAGAATGATTTCAAACAAGTTTCTCCACTTAATTCTTTAGATGCTGGACCAACTTGTGCCTAGAATACATCATAGGTACTTATATAAGATGattaaataatttgtatatatCAAAATCCTATTTACCTTCATATATTTGGCAATACCAGCAGCTTCTCTAGGTCCATTGTAATCGCTAACAAAATCACCTCTAGAAAAGATTTTCAATGTTGGATAACCACTAACTGAGTATTTGTTGCAGCTATCCTTTCCACTTTCTGTGCAATCTACTTTGGCAAGAGTAATTGGAGGATCATTACCCAAGAGCATTTCAGCAGCTTTTGCATATTCTGGTTTTAATCGTTTGCAATGACCACACCTGAAAATTTAGTATTCACATAGGTAAAAAATTAGTTTCAagtgtaaaattaaattatttttatattcacaGAAGTCGTACAAGTTAAAATAATAACAGTTCCTTTATATAGAAACAAGAATAAGAATTTCAAATGTAACACATTCTCAACTATTAACGTGTCATAAGCCGGTATACTTGAAATTATCGAAATCGGAACTTAGAAAATACCTCCTTTGATCAATTTTCTTACAATTACAGTTGGAACAATAGaacaataaaacaataaaattatttttgtttctatACAATTATCGTAAAAGAAACTACTTACCATGGTGCATAAAACATAACAAGCGTGTTCTCAAGCCGCTCTAATTCATGGCTAAAAGTATCATCGGTAAGTTCCACCACATCTTTTTCTTCAGCCAAGACATTAACGAAGATCAAGGAAAGGAAGGTAAAATACTTGAGCAACATTGTAGACAACAGTACTTGTTTCTAAATCAAATTCGGAACGCAATCTTTCTTCTAAAGACACTGCCTGTCGAAGACGTGGCTTTTGTTATAAGTTAGGGTAGCCACGCAGTGCTGTCGTGTTCTGATTGGCCGTTGCTTCTGAATGTGTGTGATATATTTCCTTTACACAAGATTCGACACCTACACACTCGACTAAGGCAAGATTCCGAACAACTCACAGTAACAAAATGTATTTCGTCGACGTTCGCTTTGGTGGGGAAAACTGAAAAAGAATTTATAACAGTATCATTGCAAAGAATCTCTTCCGTCACGGGATGATCTACTTTAAATATAAACCATGATGTTTAgcgtaaatatattttaacattAATACGACCGCTTGAATACATgtcttatataatttaattacttatttaatttaAGTATAGCAACAATACTGGTAATAATCATAACATAAGAAATAAATTAGTAATGATAtgcaataattaaatttaaaatgaatttattttgtcgaaatatCACAATACTAATACTAGTACTGGAGTATCGA contains the following coding sequences:
- the ERp60 gene encoding disulfide-isomerase A3, with translation MLLKYFTFLSLIFVNVLAEEKDVVELTDDTFSHELERLENTLVMFYAPWCGHCKRLKPEYAKAAEMLLGNDPPITLAKVDCTESGKDSCNKYSVSGYPTLKIFSRGDFVSDYNGPREAAGIAKYMKAQVGPASKELSGETCLKSFLDSDEVSVVGFFEKEDSALATSFHAVSKKLKEKVRFAHTTAKSLLEKEGHKNAIVLYRPKILQNKFESNTVKYVESMGDIQEFINKNYFGIAGVRTRDNEREFKNPLVVAYYAVDYVKNPKGTNYWRNRIIKVAKDFPKLNFAISSKDDFQHELNDFGIDFVKGDKPVVLARNANNQKFVMKDEFSVDTFEAFLKDIEAGTLEPYLKSEPIPEDNTGNVKIGVARNFDEIVTNNNKDTLIEFYAPWCGHCKKLAPIYDELGEKLATEDIEIVKFDATANDVPAPYEVRGFPTLYWAPKNSKNNPVKYEGGRELDDFIKYIAKHATNELKGFDRKGKTVKPKSDEL